A single window of Methylobacterium nodulans ORS 2060 DNA harbors:
- a CDS encoding potassium channel family protein, with amino-acid sequence MLVQLTVGAIGSICNIIAHSVMMTALIKLARAHTNLTKYSALALSRVMAPAVCVLMAAHIFEVVIWALIYKVVGVASAESDLMYFAFVNYTTLGYGDITPVERWRLLGPVAAMNGILLFGWSTAVIFEILRRTLIHMDELTH; translated from the coding sequence ATGTTGGTTCAACTGACGGTCGGCGCAATCGGAAGCATCTGCAACATAATCGCTCACTCTGTTATGATGACCGCTTTAATAAAATTGGCCCGTGCGCATACCAATTTGACCAAGTACAGCGCCCTGGCGCTGTCTCGGGTCATGGCACCCGCTGTGTGCGTCTTGATGGCAGCACACATATTCGAGGTGGTGATCTGGGCACTTATCTACAAAGTAGTTGGAGTAGCCTCGGCCGAATCCGATCTTATGTACTTCGCCTTCGTAAATTACACTACGCTTGGCTACGGCGACATCACGCCGGTTGAGCGGTGGCGCCTCCTCGGTCCTGTCGCTGCCATGAATGGCATCCTGCTTTTCGGGTGGTCTACCGCGGTCATCTTCGAAATCCTGCGGCGCACCCTGATCCACATGGACGAACTCACGCATTAA
- the leuC gene encoding 3-isopropylmalate dehydratase large subunit yields the protein MEASPGPKTLVEKIWDRHRVTTREDGQDLLFIDRHYIHDVTATAFAMLRERGLKPRAPSRIFGTADHYVPTHGRDLTAVNHPERRTMIEALTRDASESGITLFGIDDSRQGIVHVVGPEQGLSLPGMTIVCADSHTATHGALGALAFGIGATEVGHVLATQTLWQRRPRRMRIRIDGWLGRGVTPKDVILAVIAEIGVAGATGHTVEYAGPVIEAMSMEGRLTVCNMSIEAGGRAGMIAPDDTTFDYIHGRPYAPQGAEWDRSIAAWRLLRSDDATFDREVTLDGSDIVPMVTWGTTPEDAVGVTGRVPDPEDVADPARREGMARSLAYMGLTPGTPLEEVPVDRVFIGSCTNGRIEDLRSAAAVVQGRKVDRRVEAWVVPGSSQAKAQAEAEGLDRIFKAAGFEWRYAGCSMCLATNGDTVAPGQRCASTSNRNFVGRQGPGARTHLMSPAMAAAAAVTGHLTDVRRLMEA from the coding sequence ATGGAGGCGAGCCCGGGGCCGAAGACCCTCGTGGAGAAGATCTGGGACCGTCACCGCGTGACGACGCGCGAGGACGGGCAGGACCTGCTCTTCATCGACCGGCACTACATCCACGACGTCACCGCGACGGCTTTCGCGATGCTGCGGGAGAGGGGCCTCAAGCCCCGCGCGCCGTCGCGGATCTTCGGCACGGCCGACCACTACGTTCCGACCCACGGCCGCGACCTGACTGCCGTGAACCATCCCGAGCGCCGGACGATGATCGAGGCGCTGACCCGGGACGCGTCGGAATCCGGAATCACCCTGTTCGGCATCGACGACTCACGCCAGGGGATCGTCCACGTCGTCGGGCCCGAGCAGGGGCTGAGCCTGCCGGGCATGACGATCGTGTGCGCCGACAGCCACACGGCCACGCATGGGGCGCTCGGGGCGCTCGCCTTTGGCATCGGTGCGACCGAGGTCGGTCACGTGCTCGCGACCCAGACGCTGTGGCAGCGCCGGCCGCGGCGCATGCGGATCCGCATCGACGGCTGGCTCGGTCGGGGCGTCACACCCAAGGACGTCATCCTGGCGGTGATCGCAGAGATCGGCGTCGCCGGCGCTACGGGACACACGGTCGAGTATGCCGGGCCGGTCATCGAGGCGATGTCCATGGAGGGACGCCTGACCGTCTGCAACATGTCGATCGAGGCTGGGGGCCGGGCCGGGATGATCGCGCCCGACGACACGACTTTCGACTACATCCACGGGCGGCCTTATGCCCCGCAGGGCGCCGAATGGGACCGCTCAATCGCCGCGTGGCGACTCCTGCGCTCGGATGACGCGACCTTCGACCGCGAGGTGACCCTCGACGGGAGCGACATCGTGCCGATGGTGACCTGGGGCACGACCCCCGAGGACGCTGTCGGCGTGACGGGCCGGGTGCCCGATCCGGAGGATGTCGCTGATCCCGCGCGGCGGGAGGGAATGGCGAGGTCGCTCGCCTATATGGGGCTGACCCCGGGCACGCCGCTGGAAGAGGTTCCGGTCGACCGCGTCTTCATCGGGTCCTGCACGAACGGGCGGATCGAGGATCTGCGCTCCGCGGCCGCGGTCGTCCAGGGGCGCAAAGTGGACCGGCGCGTCGAAGCCTGGGTCGTGCCCGGCTCCTCACAGGCCAAGGCCCAGGCTGAGGCCGAGGGGCTGGACCGCATCTTCAAGGCGGCGGGCTTCGAGTGGCGCTACGCCGGCTGCTCCATGTGCCTCGCCACCAACGGCGACACGGTCGCGCCGGGACAGCGCTGCGCCTCGACCTCCAACCGCAACTTCGTCGGCCGCCAAGGGCCTGGCGCGCGCACGCACCTGATGAGCCCCGCCATGGCGGCAGCCGCGGCGGTAACGGGGCACCTCACCGATGTGCGCCGGCTGATGGAGGCCTGA
- a CDS encoding SulP family inorganic anion transporter: MAGLGSTTQASRKGAPAELRFDVVAGFTAAAVVLPKAMAYATVAGLPVAVGLYTAFVPAIIYGLLGSSRVLSVSSTTTLAILTGAELGSMVPDGDPAKLLVAATTLTALVGALLLAARLLKLGFVANFISVPVLTGFKAGIGLVILLDQAPKLLGLHIAKQSFFADVVSLVRHVSETSLPTLAVAGGTLAVLVGMERLKPHSPAPLVTVAGAIAASWLFDLNARGVSIVGIIPQGLPSLTLPDPALVQALLPGAMGIALMSFTESIAAARAFVASGDPPIDANRELVATGAANLGGAFLSAMPAGGGTSQTGVVRAAGGRTQTASLVTAAAALATMLVLAPILGLLPHATLAAVVIVYSVSLIQPVEFRAILKVRQMEFRWAIVAAIGVLVFGTLQGIVVAIVVSLIGLALQTAHPTVSVIGRKRGADVLRPLSPEHPDDETFDDLLIIRPEGRLYFANAQNVADQIRTLIAEHKPRVVVLDLSRVPDIEYSALQMLQEGSRRASVAFWLAGLNPGVLEMVRRAGLDKELGPDRLLFNARTAIERYKELLERSALG, from the coding sequence ATGGCAGGTCTCGGATCGACGACGCAGGCCTCTCGGAAAGGTGCGCCGGCAGAGCTTCGCTTCGATGTCGTGGCAGGGTTCACGGCCGCGGCAGTCGTCCTGCCCAAGGCAATGGCCTATGCCACTGTGGCCGGACTGCCGGTGGCGGTCGGCCTTTACACGGCCTTTGTTCCCGCAATCATCTATGGCCTGCTGGGCTCGTCCCGCGTCCTAAGCGTGAGTTCGACGACGACACTGGCGATCCTGACGGGCGCTGAACTCGGCAGCATGGTGCCGGATGGCGATCCCGCGAAGCTCCTCGTCGCGGCGACAACGCTGACGGCTCTCGTCGGTGCGCTGCTCCTCGCAGCGCGGCTTTTGAAGCTCGGTTTTGTCGCCAATTTCATCTCGGTGCCGGTCCTGACGGGGTTCAAGGCCGGGATCGGTCTCGTGATCCTGCTGGACCAGGCTCCCAAGCTTCTCGGGCTCCACATCGCCAAGCAGTCGTTCTTCGCCGATGTGGTGAGTCTCGTCCGACACGTCTCCGAAACCTCCCTGCCGACCCTGGCCGTCGCGGGGGGCACGCTGGCCGTGCTCGTTGGCATGGAGCGCCTCAAGCCCCACTCGCCGGCACCGCTTGTCACGGTCGCGGGCGCGATCGCGGCCTCGTGGCTCTTCGACCTGAATGCCCGGGGGGTCTCGATCGTTGGAATCATCCCGCAGGGCCTTCCCTCCCTGACCCTGCCCGATCCCGCGCTCGTCCAGGCGCTCCTGCCGGGTGCCATGGGCATCGCGCTCATGAGCTTCACGGAGAGCATCGCCGCAGCACGAGCCTTCGTGGCCTCAGGCGATCCGCCCATCGATGCCAATCGCGAACTCGTCGCCACGGGAGCGGCCAATCTGGGGGGAGCCTTCCTCAGCGCCATGCCGGCCGGCGGCGGGACGTCGCAGACCGGCGTTGTCCGGGCCGCCGGAGGCCGCACCCAGACGGCCTCGCTCGTCACGGCGGCGGCCGCCCTCGCCACGATGCTGGTCCTGGCGCCGATCCTGGGCCTCCTGCCGCATGCGACCCTGGCGGCAGTCGTCATCGTATACTCCGTCAGCCTCATCCAGCCGGTAGAGTTTCGAGCCATCCTCAAGGTGCGGCAGATGGAGTTCCGGTGGGCGATCGTAGCGGCTATCGGGGTGCTCGTCTTCGGCACGCTCCAGGGCATCGTCGTTGCCATCGTCGTCTCGCTGATCGGGCTTGCCCTTCAGACCGCTCACCCCACGGTCTCCGTCATTGGCCGCAAGCGCGGGGCAGACGTCCTGCGCCCTCTCTCGCCCGAGCACCCGGACGATGAGACGTTCGACGACCTTCTGATCATACGCCCCGAGGGACGTCTGTATTTCGCCAATGCTCAGAACGTGGCCGACCAGATCAGGACACTAATTGCCGAGCACAAGCCTCGCGTGGTTGTCCTCGATCTCAGCCGCGTTCCAGATATCGAGTATTCAGCCCTGCAGATGCTTCAGGAGGGCTCGCGGCGGGCCAGTGTGGCCTTTTGGCTGGCAGGTCTGAATCCTGGCGTCCTCGAAATGGTGAGGCGCGCTGGGCTGGATAAGGAACTCGGCCCGGACCGCTTGCTGTTCAATGCTCGAACGGCCATTGAGCGCTACAAGGAACTTCTGGAGAGGTCAGCTCTTGGTTAG
- a CDS encoding CoA transferase subunit A has product MRTIVLSEAVASIPDGATLMVGGFMGVGTPEPLVDELVRQGRRELTVIANDTASPGVGIGKLVTAKALSRVIASHIGLNPETQKQMIEGSLQVELVPQGTLVERIRAGGCGLGGVLTPTGVGTVVEEGKRKIEIEGQEYLLETALQADFALIQAFLCDYLGNLTYALTGRNFNPLIAMAARTVIVCAEHVVPVGVIAPDHVVTPAPLVDYVIARC; this is encoded by the coding sequence ATGCGGACGATCGTGCTCAGCGAAGCGGTCGCTTCGATTCCGGACGGGGCAACGCTGATGGTGGGCGGCTTCATGGGTGTTGGGACCCCCGAGCCGCTCGTGGACGAACTCGTGAGGCAGGGGCGGCGAGAATTGACCGTGATCGCCAACGATACCGCCTCGCCCGGCGTCGGTATCGGCAAGTTGGTGACGGCTAAGGCGCTCAGCCGGGTGATCGCGAGCCATATCGGCCTCAATCCCGAGACTCAGAAGCAGATGATCGAGGGCAGCCTGCAGGTGGAACTGGTGCCCCAAGGGACGCTGGTGGAGCGCATCCGCGCCGGCGGCTGTGGCCTCGGCGGCGTTCTCACCCCCACGGGGGTCGGCACCGTCGTTGAGGAAGGAAAGAGAAAGATCGAAATCGAGGGCCAAGAATACTTGCTTGAGACCGCACTCCAGGCTGATTTTGCCCTCATCCAGGCCTTCCTTTGCGACTACCTCGGCAATCTCACATATGCATTGACTGGGAGAAACTTCAACCCGTTGATCGCGATGGCCGCACGCACGGTCATCGTCTGTGCGGAGCACGTCGTTCCGGTCGGGGTGATCGCACCCGACCACGTCGTCACACCCGCTCCTCTCGTCGACTACGTCATTGCCAGGTGCTGA
- a CDS encoding IS110-like element ISMno14 family transposase produces MGEYIGLDVSLKETALSVRRDGKRVWRGRCASDPAVIARVLRKHAPEAQRIVFETGPLSVWFYHALRAEGLPAICIDARHAKAALDMAANKTDANDADGLAHLAEVGFFREVRVKGYDSLLVRTLVAARSKLVQVTTELSNQIRGLMKTFGLIVPGAKGGSFEAEVRRLLSGDHGLARVILPLLEAWNAVRRRAAELGRQLLAGARQSQACQRLMAIPGIGAITATAFVTAIEDPANFRSSRSVAAWFGLTTRRYQSGEVDYDGHISRRGDAHMRGLLYEAATVLLTRSQVDSDLRAWGLKLRERLGFKRAAVAVARKLAVVMHAMLKSGHSYRAKAAMA; encoded by the coding sequence ATGGGTGAGTATATCGGTCTCGACGTGTCCCTGAAAGAGACGGCGCTCAGCGTGCGGCGGGACGGCAAGCGTGTTTGGCGCGGCAGGTGCGCTTCCGATCCTGCCGTCATTGCCAGGGTGCTGCGCAAGCATGCGCCCGAAGCCCAACGGATCGTATTTGAGACGGGTCCTTTGTCAGTTTGGTTCTACCACGCGCTGCGCGCCGAAGGCTTGCCAGCGATCTGCATCGACGCGCGCCATGCCAAGGCCGCGCTCGACATGGCCGCCAACAAAACCGACGCCAACGATGCCGACGGGCTGGCCCATCTGGCCGAGGTCGGCTTCTTCCGCGAAGTGCGGGTGAAGGGATACGACAGCCTGCTCGTGCGAACGCTTGTCGCCGCGCGCAGCAAGCTCGTGCAGGTGACGACCGAGCTATCCAATCAGATCCGCGGCCTGATGAAGACGTTCGGCTTGATCGTGCCGGGCGCAAAGGGCGGATCGTTCGAGGCGGAGGTTCGACGTCTCCTGTCGGGCGATCACGGTCTGGCTCGCGTCATCCTTCCGCTGCTTGAGGCCTGGAACGCGGTTCGCCGTCGAGCAGCGGAGCTCGGACGCCAGCTTCTGGCCGGTGCACGGCAGAGCCAAGCCTGCCAGCGGCTGATGGCGATTCCCGGGATCGGGGCGATCACCGCGACCGCCTTCGTGACCGCGATCGAGGATCCCGCCAACTTCCGATCGTCCCGCTCCGTCGCCGCCTGGTTCGGGTTGACGACGCGGCGCTATCAGTCGGGCGAGGTCGACTATGACGGGCATATCTCCCGGAGAGGAGACGCCCATATGCGAGGGCTTCTCTACGAGGCGGCGACCGTTCTCCTGACGCGTAGCCAGGTGGACAGCGACCTGCGAGCCTGGGGACTGAAGCTGCGCGAGCGGCTCGGCTTCAAGCGCGCCGCCGTGGCGGTCGCGCGCAAGCTGGCCGTCGTCATGCACGCCATGCTGAAGTCCGGCCACTCCTACCGTGCGAAGGCTGCCATGGCCTGA
- a CDS encoding esterase, whose translation MTPILCATVSAVLFGVPAQAQVLKEFGSFHVGGRQVSLSGYPVTESVFTQGAAPTRVDPNGDFEVEQMYVQYLIPEPQRAMYPLLMWHGGGLTGVTWDTKPDGQPGFMQYFFRAGHPIYVSDAVERGRASWARYPEIYKTAPFFRTKKEAWEQFRIGPIYATDPSERAAMPGGKFPVQAFDRFAKQFVPRWTSNDGITQRAYDALIQKVGPAVVMVHSQAGNFGFHAALNAPDKVKALIAIEPAGAPAPGPDLDRLTAIPMLIIWGDNIEREPVWVRQQPFSLKFAADLKARGGDVEVIELPKVGITGNDHMIMMDTNSDQIAGLIEDWMKRKGLTQ comes from the coding sequence ATGACGCCCATCTTGTGCGCGACGGTGTCCGCCGTCCTCTTCGGCGTACCCGCGCAGGCGCAGGTGCTCAAGGAATTCGGGAGCTTCCACGTCGGAGGGCGTCAGGTCAGCCTGAGCGGCTACCCGGTCACCGAGAGCGTCTTCACCCAGGGAGCCGCGCCCACGCGGGTCGATCCGAACGGCGACTTCGAGGTGGAGCAGATGTACGTCCAGTACCTGATCCCCGAGCCGCAGCGCGCCATGTATCCGTTGCTGATGTGGCACGGGGGCGGCCTCACGGGCGTCACGTGGGACACCAAGCCCGACGGCCAGCCCGGCTTCATGCAGTACTTCTTCCGGGCCGGCCATCCGATCTACGTGTCCGACGCGGTCGAGCGGGGCCGTGCCTCGTGGGCGCGCTACCCCGAGATCTATAAGACGGCACCGTTCTTCCGCACCAAAAAGGAGGCGTGGGAGCAGTTCCGGATCGGCCCGATCTATGCGACCGACCCATCCGAGCGCGCCGCCATGCCGGGAGGGAAATTTCCGGTCCAGGCGTTCGACCGGTTCGCTAAGCAATTCGTCCCGCGCTGGACGAGCAACGACGGGATCACGCAGCGCGCCTACGACGCGCTGATCCAGAAGGTCGGTCCCGCCGTCGTGATGGTGCATTCGCAGGCCGGCAATTTCGGGTTCCACGCGGCCCTGAATGCCCCGGACAAGGTCAAGGCTCTGATCGCCATCGAGCCGGCGGGGGCGCCCGCGCCGGGGCCCGACCTCGACCGGCTGACCGCGATCCCGATGCTCATCATCTGGGGCGACAACATCGAGCGCGAGCCTGTCTGGGTGCGCCAGCAGCCCTTCTCGCTCAAGTTCGCGGCCGACCTGAAGGCGCGCGGCGGCGATGTCGAGGTGATCGAGCTGCCGAAGGTCGGCATCACCGGCAATGATCACATGATCATGATGGATACCAATTCCGATCAGATCGCAGGACTGATCGAAGATTGGATGAAGAGGAAGGGGCTCACGCAATAG
- a CDS encoding alpha/beta hydrolase — translation MIRAVTACALALACLFPAEAADRDSNPPAAFKPAQREGYFFVGGHYETIQGKEIAVGHMFVQYHAPSQVTQPYPVVMVHGTAQTGINFLGTPDGRPGWVDRFVERGFAVYVVDQVGRGRSGDNPEVYGPYARLTTGDLESIFTGQENFNLFPQAKLHTQWPGGSGVKGNAAFDQFYLSQVPFIASALKSEELVDPALIALLEKIGPSVLLTHSQAGVFGWAVSDQRPDLVKAHVAVEPNGPTFFDIRFKGGEDWYEKIGDARARPYGITRVPLHFDPPVTSPSDLTIAQAEKPLRPGQIRCWLQAEPARRLPNLAKVPAVIVTGEASFRATMDDCTGAFLEQAGARPDRLALAEHGIRGNGHMMMLEANNGEVADAIINWVHTKLH, via the coding sequence ATGATTCGGGCTGTCACAGCCTGCGCGCTCGCGCTGGCGTGCCTTTTCCCCGCTGAGGCGGCTGATCGGGACAGCAACCCGCCCGCCGCATTCAAGCCAGCCCAGCGGGAGGGATACTTCTTCGTGGGTGGTCACTACGAGACGATCCAGGGGAAGGAGATCGCCGTCGGCCACATGTTCGTTCAGTATCATGCACCATCTCAGGTGACTCAGCCCTATCCCGTGGTGATGGTGCATGGCACCGCTCAGACCGGGATCAACTTCCTGGGCACGCCTGACGGACGGCCGGGTTGGGTTGATCGCTTCGTCGAGCGCGGCTTCGCCGTCTATGTCGTCGACCAGGTTGGGCGCGGCCGGTCCGGTGACAACCCCGAAGTCTATGGACCATACGCACGGCTCACCACCGGTGACCTTGAGAGCATTTTCACCGGCCAGGAGAACTTCAATCTTTTTCCGCAGGCCAAGCTGCACACGCAGTGGCCTGGCGGTTCGGGCGTGAAGGGCAATGCCGCGTTCGACCAGTTCTATCTCTCCCAAGTGCCCTTCATCGCGAGCGCGCTGAAGAGTGAGGAGCTCGTCGACCCGGCGCTCATTGCCCTCCTGGAGAAAATCGGACCGTCGGTCCTGCTGACCCACTCACAGGCAGGCGTCTTTGGCTGGGCCGTATCGGATCAGCGGCCGGATCTCGTGAAGGCGCACGTCGCCGTCGAGCCGAACGGACCGACGTTCTTCGACATCCGCTTCAAGGGCGGGGAGGACTGGTATGAGAAGATCGGAGATGCTCGGGCGCGGCCCTACGGCATCACCCGTGTGCCGCTGCATTTCGATCCGCCGGTCACCTCACCCTCCGATCTGACGATCGCGCAGGCTGAGAAGCCGTTGCGGCCAGGTCAGATTCGCTGCTGGCTCCAGGCCGAACCAGCTCGCCGATTGCCGAACTTGGCGAAAGTCCCTGCCGTCATTGTCACCGGTGAAGCGTCGTTCCGGGCAACGATGGACGATTGTACGGGCGCCTTCCTGGAGCAGGCAGGGGCGCGGCCGGATCGGCTCGCTCTGGCGGAGCACGGCATCCGGGGCAACGGTCATATGATGATGCTGGAGGCCAACAATGGTGAGGTTGCCGATGCGATCATCAACTGGGTTCATACAAAATTGCACTAA
- a CDS encoding GNAT family N-acetyltransferase, translating into MNDLSHYSAVERLRDGQPVEIRALHPEDREGMLAAVDHTSERSLYRRFFGAKRHFTDKEIDFFLNVDFVDHVALVAVANEGEGRVIVGGGRYVVTRPGQAEVAFAVVDQYQGQGIGAALMRHLVGIARAAGLRELTAEVLPDNAAMLKLFERCGLCLVKRREAQVVHVTLHMSAGTSS; encoded by the coding sequence ATGAATGACCTGTCGCATTACTCAGCGGTCGAGCGCCTGCGCGACGGACAGCCAGTGGAGATCCGTGCACTCCACCCGGAAGACCGGGAGGGTATGCTGGCCGCCGTCGACCACACCAGTGAGCGCTCCCTCTACCGCCGCTTCTTCGGTGCGAAGCGCCATTTCACTGACAAGGAGATCGATTTCTTCCTCAACGTTGATTTTGTCGACCACGTAGCCCTCGTCGCGGTCGCGAACGAGGGCGAGGGGCGCGTGATCGTCGGCGGCGGTCGCTACGTCGTCACGCGACCGGGGCAGGCCGAAGTGGCGTTTGCGGTGGTTGACCAATACCAAGGCCAGGGAATTGGCGCAGCGCTTATGCGGCACCTTGTCGGCATCGCACGAGCGGCGGGACTCAGGGAACTGACGGCGGAAGTTCTTCCGGACAATGCCGCCATGCTGAAGCTATTCGAGAGGTGCGGGTTGTGCTTGGTCAAGAGGCGAGAAGCGCAGGTGGTGCATGTCACGCTGCATATGTCCGCGGGTACGTCGTCATGA
- the leuD gene encoding 3-isopropylmalate dehydratase small subunit, whose translation MERLDRLESPALPVAIVNCDTDQILPAQYLQKLRSENFGPFLFRQLRFRDDGSEVEDFVLNRAPYRAARVLVADRNFACGSSREHAVWALYDYGFRVVIAPSFGDIFFANSLKNGLLPIVLPQQVVSAELEALARNPGAMIAVDLPEQTVRLSGGAIHSFEVNAFAKRCLLSGLDELGYTLAHSDEIDAFEARYESGR comes from the coding sequence ATGGAGCGGCTCGACAGACTGGAATCGCCGGCGCTTCCCGTCGCGATCGTCAACTGCGACACCGACCAGATCCTGCCGGCGCAGTACCTGCAGAAGCTGCGGTCGGAGAATTTCGGGCCGTTCCTGTTCCGGCAGCTTCGCTTCCGCGACGACGGATCGGAGGTGGAGGACTTCGTCCTGAACCGGGCTCCCTACCGCGCAGCTCGAGTCCTCGTGGCCGACCGCAACTTCGCCTGCGGCTCGTCCCGCGAGCACGCCGTCTGGGCGCTCTACGATTACGGATTCCGTGTCGTGATCGCGCCGAGCTTCGGCGACATCTTCTTCGCCAACAGCCTGAAGAACGGCCTCCTGCCGATCGTGCTGCCCCAGCAGGTCGTGTCGGCGGAGCTGGAGGCGCTCGCCCGCAACCCGGGCGCGATGATCGCGGTCGACTTGCCCGAGCAGACGGTCCGGCTTTCCGGGGGCGCGATCCACAGCTTCGAGGTCAATGCCTTCGCCAAGCGGTGCCTGCTGAGCGGCCTCGACGAGCTCGGCTATACGTTGGCCCATTCGGACGAGATCGACGCCTTCGAGGCGCGTTACGAGAGCGGGCGCTGA
- a CDS encoding aldo/keto reductase: MDYVKFGSTGLKVSRLCLGCMSFGDPGRGTHSWTLNEERSRPLIRQGFEAGINFLDTANVYSAGTSEEILGRAIRDFAQRDEIVLATKVFNRMRPGPNGSGLSRKAIMMEIDASLKRLGTDYVDLYQIHRWDHGTPIEETMEALHDVVKAGKARYIGASSMFAWQFAKANYTARLHGWTEFVSMQNHLNLLYREEEREMLPFCADQGIAVIPWSPLARGRLTRAWDETSERQRTDVFGGTLYRQAEDADRRIVEEVAAIAAKRGVPKAQVALAWVAQKAGVTAPIVGISKPNHLTDAVAALSLNLSAEEIAALEAPYVPHRVEGFV; this comes from the coding sequence ATGGACTACGTGAAGTTCGGCTCGACCGGCCTGAAGGTGTCGCGCCTCTGCCTCGGCTGCATGAGCTTCGGCGATCCCGGACGTGGGACCCACAGCTGGACGCTCAATGAGGAGCGAAGCCGGCCGCTGATCCGCCAAGGGTTCGAAGCCGGTATCAACTTCCTCGACACGGCAAACGTCTACTCGGCGGGCACGTCCGAGGAGATCCTCGGCCGGGCGATCCGCGACTTCGCCCAGCGCGACGAGATCGTGCTTGCCACCAAGGTCTTCAACCGCATGCGGCCCGGTCCAAACGGCAGCGGGCTGTCGCGCAAGGCGATCATGATGGAGATTGACGCCAGCCTGAAACGGCTCGGCACGGACTACGTGGACCTCTACCAGATCCACCGCTGGGATCACGGCACGCCCATCGAGGAGACGATGGAGGCGCTCCACGACGTCGTGAAGGCCGGCAAGGCCCGCTACATCGGCGCATCCTCAATGTTTGCGTGGCAGTTCGCCAAGGCCAATTACACGGCGCGGCTGCATGGCTGGACCGAGTTCGTCAGCATGCAGAACCACCTGAACCTGCTCTACCGCGAGGAGGAGCGCGAGATGCTGCCATTCTGCGCCGATCAGGGCATCGCGGTAATTCCCTGGAGCCCCCTCGCGCGCGGGCGTCTGACGCGCGCCTGGGATGAGACCAGCGAGCGCCAGAGGACGGACGTGTTCGGCGGCACCCTCTATCGGCAGGCGGAGGACGCGGACCGTCGGATCGTCGAAGAGGTTGCAGCCATCGCGGCGAAGCGCGGCGTGCCGAAGGCACAGGTTGCCCTGGCGTGGGTTGCACAGAAGGCCGGTGTGACCGCACCGATCGTCGGCATCTCAAAGCCGAACCATCTCACGGACGCCGTCGCTGCCCTCTCGCTGAATCTGTCGGCGGAGGAGATCGCCGCATTGGAGGCGCCTTACGTCCCGCACAGGGTCGAAGGGTTCGTATAG
- a CDS encoding AraC family transcriptional regulator, which translates to MPSDDLSGQDLPLYSAACQEISCKTERSVPIDFVHIHAVQAICEILIELDVDPESIFEQAGVSTQIFSVTDAISFASLGRLTALAANHSQCAHFGLLVGQRTTLASLGLLGSLMRHSETVGDALRALEMHHDLLNRGAVVELSTDGTVAIVSYAPYEPEAEGIALHCERALAALTIVLRALCGANWSPDEVLLPRLEPPDTTPYSSFFRAPVRFGQEIAALVFPTRLLRRSIKGANPVARKTLERHIQQLEAVIPTDVTDEIRRRLRTTAIRKQINGKQFAQTMAICRRTLSRRLKAKGTTFKLIANETRLGIAKQLLGDTDMSLAQISAALEFSEPAAFTHAFRRWTGTTPSAWRKECRLQ; encoded by the coding sequence GTGCCCTCCGATGATTTGTCAGGACAAGACCTTCCGCTGTACTCGGCAGCGTGTCAGGAAATTTCTTGCAAAACCGAGCGCTCGGTCCCCATCGATTTCGTCCACATCCATGCGGTTCAAGCGATCTGCGAGATCTTGATCGAATTAGACGTTGATCCAGAGAGCATCTTTGAACAGGCTGGCGTCAGCACGCAGATCTTCAGTGTCACCGACGCCATCTCCTTCGCGTCCCTGGGTCGGCTGACGGCTCTGGCTGCCAACCACTCCCAGTGCGCTCACTTCGGACTCCTCGTCGGCCAGCGGACGACTCTCGCCTCGCTCGGCCTCCTCGGGTCGCTGATGCGACACTCGGAGACAGTCGGCGACGCCCTGCGGGCCTTGGAGATGCACCACGATCTCCTGAACCGCGGCGCAGTGGTCGAGTTGTCGACCGACGGCACCGTGGCGATTGTGAGCTATGCCCCCTACGAGCCCGAGGCGGAGGGAATTGCGCTCCATTGCGAGCGAGCCCTCGCGGCTTTGACCATCGTCCTGCGGGCGCTGTGCGGCGCGAACTGGTCACCCGACGAAGTCCTGCTGCCGCGCCTGGAGCCGCCGGACACGACACCCTACTCCAGCTTCTTCCGAGCGCCCGTCCGGTTCGGGCAGGAGATCGCCGCTCTGGTGTTCCCGACACGGCTCCTGAGGCGGTCCATCAAAGGCGCGAACCCCGTTGCCCGGAAGACCCTGGAGCGGCACATCCAGCAGCTTGAGGCCGTCATTCCGACCGACGTGACCGATGAGATCCGGCGGCGCTTGCGCACCACCGCGATCCGGAAGCAGATCAATGGGAAACAGTTCGCGCAGACGATGGCGATCTGTCGGCGCACGCTGAGCCGCCGCCTGAAGGCCAAGGGTACGACCTTCAAACTGATCGCCAACGAAACGCGGCTCGGCATCGCCAAGCAGTTGTTGGGCGACACCGACATGAGCTTGGCGCAGATATCAGCCGCCCTGGAGTTCTCGGAGCCCGCCGCGTTCACGCATGCGTTTCGGAGGTGGACCGGCACGACCCCGAGTGCGTGGCGGAAGGAGTGCCGGCTGCAATGA